A portion of the uncultured Bacteroides sp. genome contains these proteins:
- a CDS encoding AAA family ATPase → MINNYLEKQIKENFPYEPTLEQERTVNLLADFLLSPKNDAVFVLRGYAGTGKTSLVGALVKAMDALQQKSILLAPTGRAAKVFSAYAGHSAFTIHKKIYRQQSFSNEVNNFSLNDNLNSHTLFIVDEASMISNEGLSGAVFGTGRLLDDLIQFVYSGMGCRLLLMGDTAQLPPVGQEHGPALSSEVLKGYGLEVREADLTQVVRQMQDSGVLYNATQLRRLIAEEKGCELLPKIKLAGFADICLVPGDELIEMLTRCYDRDGMEETMVICRSNKRANVYNNGIRNSILYREDELTGGDYLMVAKNNYYWTEKYKEMEFIANGEIALVRRVRRTRELYGFRFAEVVLAFPDYDDFELEVNLILDTLRSDAPALPKADNDRLFYSVLEDYADITVKRDRMRKMKADPHYNALQVKYAYAVTCHKAQGGQWKNVFLDQGYITQENLTPDYFRWLYTAFTRATGTLYLINYPKEQIE, encoded by the coding sequence ATGATAAATAACTATTTGGAAAAACAAATTAAGGAAAATTTTCCTTACGAACCAACTTTAGAACAAGAAAGAACGGTTAACTTGTTAGCTGATTTTTTGCTCTCTCCCAAAAATGATGCTGTTTTTGTGTTGAGAGGGTATGCCGGAACGGGGAAAACTTCGCTCGTTGGAGCTTTGGTGAAAGCGATGGATGCGTTGCAGCAAAAATCGATTCTTCTGGCACCCACAGGTAGGGCGGCAAAGGTGTTCTCTGCTTATGCCGGACATTCTGCTTTCACTATTCACAAAAAAATATATAGGCAACAATCGTTCTCGAATGAGGTGAATAACTTTTCGTTAAATGATAATCTGAATTCACATACTCTATTCATTGTAGATGAGGCTTCGATGATTTCGAATGAAGGGCTCTCGGGAGCTGTGTTTGGAACGGGGCGGTTGCTTGACGATCTGATACAGTTTGTTTATTCGGGCATGGGATGCCGTTTGCTATTGATGGGTGACACGGCACAGCTGCCTCCGGTAGGACAGGAACATGGACCTGCTCTCTCGTCGGAGGTCTTGAAAGGTTATGGCTTGGAGGTGCGTGAGGCTGATTTGACTCAAGTGGTGCGCCAGATGCAAGATTCCGGGGTGCTATATAATGCTACGCAATTGCGCAGACTGATTGCAGAAGAGAAGGGTTGTGAACTGTTACCGAAAATAAAACTGGCTGGCTTTGCTGATATCTGCTTGGTACCCGGTGATGAGTTGATAGAGATGCTTACCCGGTGCTATGATCGCGACGGAATGGAAGAGACTATGGTGATTTGCCGCTCTAACAAGCGAGCCAACGTATATAACAATGGCATACGTAACTCCATTCTCTATCGTGAGGATGAATTGACCGGGGGCGATTATTTGATGGTGGCCAAAAATAACTATTATTGGACGGAGAAGTATAAGGAAATGGAGTTCATTGCCAATGGAGAGATCGCTTTAGTGCGACGGGTAAGGAGAACTCGGGAACTATACGGTTTTCGTTTTGCCGAAGTGGTACTCGCTTTTCCTGATTATGATGATTTTGAATTGGAGGTTAATCTGATTCTTGATACTCTGCGTTCTGACGCGCCGGCACTTCCGAAAGCGGATAATGATCGATTGTTCTATAGTGTGCTTGAAGATTATGCTGACATCACCGTAAAACGTGATCGGATGAGGAAGATGAAGGCTGATCCTCATTACAATGCTTTGCAGGTGAAATATGCGTATGCTGTGACTTGCCATAAAGCTCAGGGCGGTCAGTGGAAGAATGTTTTCCTTGATCAGGGATATATTACGCAAGAAAACCTTACCCCTGATTATTTTCGCTGGCTATATACGGCTTTTACTCGTGCTACGGGAACGTTATACTTGATTAATTATCCAAAGGAGCAGATAGAGTAA